The DNA window TTGCACAGGCTGACCAGTTCTTCCATTGACGATGCGGGCATCTTGCGTCCTCCTCTACGGGCCTCGCCCATCTGGAAGCAAGAAAAACGCCCCAGACGGCCCTGAATCGGCCCGTCTGGGGACGCAAAATTCACCTCGCGCGGTTCCACCCCAGTTCCAATCGGCGGCGGTCTGCCGGGATTGGCCCTCTTTGCAACGCTCTACAGCTCCCCGCCGCCCTTCACGCGCCGCCCCTCCGCCTGACTCTCACCGTCTCAGGCTCGCTCGTGGCCGCTTGCACGCTACTCCTGCGGATCAACGCCTGCGGGCATTGTGGCCTGCGGCGGGACCGGGGTCAAGAGGGCGCGGGGGCCGGGGAACGCGCCCACCACCGCGGCGGGTCGGCGGTCAGGCAGAACGGGCGGCGCGGCTCTGACCTCCCCACGTGCTCAGCGCCAGCAGCGCGGCCCCGATGCCGCCGATGGCCAGCGCGCCCCACACGAAGCCCTGGGCGGGATGATCGCTGGGCGCGGCCAGCAGCAGCGGGCTCAGGAACTGCCCCAGGAAGATGGCGCTGCTCATGCCCGCCACGATGCGTCCCCGCCACGCGCGTGGGGTCAACTCGGCCAGCCAGGCGTTCAGGTTGGGCAGGGCCAGCCCGCCGCCCATGCCCGCCACGATCAGTCCGGGCAGCACGCCCGCGACGCTGCTGCCGGCTGCCACCACGCCCCAGCCCGCCGCCAGCAGCAGCAGGCCCAGCGCCGCCACCCGGCGGTGATCGAAGCGCCCCGAAAAGCGCGAGTACCCCAGCGCCGTCAGGGCTGCCGTCAGGGTGAACGCGCCCAGCAGCAGCCCGGTGGAGGCGGGCGACGCCCCCAGGAACTTCAGCAGAAACGGCCCCTGCGCGGGCATCAGGTAAAAGACCGCCATGTAGGCCAGCGCCAGCACGTAGATCACACTGATGGTGCCCCAGCGCGGTCTGTCCTCTGGTCCGTCGATCTGCGCCGGGCCGGGGATGCCGCGCGGCAGGCGCAGCACCAGCGGCAGCAGCAGCAGCGAGACGAGATACAGCCCGAAGGGCGCGCGCCAGCCCACGCCGGCCAGCAGCCCGCCCAGCGGCAGCAGCACCGCGCCGCCGAAACTGGTAAACGACGCCTGCTGGCTCAGGAACCGGCCGCGCGCCGCCCCCGCGAAGTAATCGTTGACCAGCGCGCCCCCGGCCGTCATGGTCCCGGCCACCGCCAGCCCCAGCACCACGCGGCCGGCCAGCAGCGCGTCCAGCGACGGGGCCACCAGGCCGCTGGCCCCGCCCAGCGCGTACAGCAGCAGCGAGACCAGCAGCACCGGCCGCCGCCCGAAGCGGTCCACCAGCAGGCCACCAACCGGCGCGCTCACGGCGATCGCCAGCCCCACGATGGTCAGCGACAGCTTAACCAGCAACGCCGCGTTGGGGTGGTCCGCAAAATGCACGGTCATGGCGGGCAATGCGGGAGAGATGGTGGCGCCCGACATGATGGTCAGGGCCGCCAGCAGCAGCAGGGTCAGGCGGGTCAGCGTGTCCGGCGGCGTCAGCGGTGAGACGCCTTCAGCGGCAGCCGGCGCCGCCGGGGTGGGGAGAGGCGCGGTCGTCCGGATCATGTCGCCAATCTAGCTTGAGAAGGTCAAGGGGTTTGCGGAGCAAAGTGACCTTCGCGGCGTGACTGCAGCGGGAACACGGGCGCAACCTACGGCGCCGCCTCGCCGGTCGGCAGCACCCAGACGTTGCGGAAACTGACGGCGCTGCCGTGGTCCTGCAGCACGATGGGGCCG is part of the Deinococcus radiopugnans ATCC 19172 genome and encodes:
- a CDS encoding MFS transporter — its product is MIRTTAPLPTPAAPAAAEGVSPLTPPDTLTRLTLLLLAALTIMSGATISPALPAMTVHFADHPNAALLVKLSLTIVGLAIAVSAPVGGLLVDRFGRRPVLLVSLLLYALGGASGLVAPSLDALLAGRVVLGLAVAGTMTAGGALVNDYFAGAARGRFLSQQASFTSFGGAVLLPLGGLLAGVGWRAPFGLYLVSLLLLPLVLRLPRGIPGPAQIDGPEDRPRWGTISVIYVLALAYMAVFYLMPAQGPFLLKFLGASPASTGLLLGAFTLTAALTALGYSRFSGRFDHRRVAALGLLLLAAGWGVVAAGSSVAGVLPGLIVAGMGGGLALPNLNAWLAELTPRAWRGRIVAGMSSAIFLGQFLSPLLLAAPSDHPAQGFVWGALAIGGIGAALLALSTWGGQSRAARSA